A region of Ferruginibacter albus DNA encodes the following proteins:
- a CDS encoding YhcH/YjgK/YiaL family protein: MIIDSLQNADKYISLHPRFAKAFEFIKGLNLEALEVGKYEIDGKDLHAGVSLKDGMKPEEGKFEAHENYIDIQVCPTGKETIGWKPKEKCVSPKGEYNAEKDVTFYSDAPDTFFELTAGQFAIFYPNDVHIPNLGEGPIKKLVVKVKI, from the coding sequence ATGATAATCGATTCATTACAAAACGCAGATAAGTACATTTCTCTGCATCCCCGCTTTGCAAAAGCATTTGAATTTATAAAAGGCTTAAACCTTGAAGCCTTAGAAGTTGGCAAATATGAAATTGACGGCAAGGATCTGCACGCCGGTGTTTCTTTAAAAGACGGCATGAAACCGGAAGAAGGGAAATTTGAAGCGCACGAGAATTATATCGACATACAGGTTTGTCCTACCGGAAAAGAAACCATCGGCTGGAAGCCAAAAGAGAAATGCGTCTCACCAAAAGGTGAATACAATGCGGAGAAAGATGTAACCTTTTACAGCGATGCCCCTGACACTTTCTTTGAATTAACAGCAGGACAATTCGCCATCTTCTACCCTAACGACGTACATATTCCAAACTTAGGAGAAGGACCAATAAAGAAGTTGGTGGTGAAAGTAAAAATATAA
- a CDS encoding sugar kinase, with amino-acid sequence MPKKVVTLGEIMLRLSTPGFERFVQADSFDVTYGGGEANVAAAICNYGENGTFVTKVPNNAIGQSAINHLRRYGVDTKHIARGGDRLGIYFLETGASMRASQVIYDRAGASIAEVDASEFNWDEIFDGADWFHTTGITPALSDKAAALTLAALKAAKAKGITTSIDLNFRKKLWTKEKARVVMTGLCEFVDVCIGNEEDADLCLGFKAAHTDVTKGELNLDGFKDVFKQMKEKLGFKFIASSLRESHSASDNGWSALVYDGTEFYHTKKYNVRIVDRVGSGDSFASGLIYGLVTGMKMADAAEFGVAASALKHTIPGDLNHATLSDVKELVKGDGSGRVQR; translated from the coding sequence ATGCCTAAAAAAGTAGTAACACTCGGAGAGATTATGTTGCGTTTATCTACTCCCGGTTTTGAACGTTTTGTACAAGCGGATAGTTTTGATGTAACGTATGGTGGTGGTGAAGCTAACGTAGCTGCAGCCATTTGTAACTATGGTGAAAACGGAACTTTTGTAACAAAAGTGCCTAACAACGCTATTGGTCAGTCTGCTATTAATCATTTACGCAGATATGGTGTAGATACAAAACATATCGCTCGTGGCGGTGACCGTTTGGGTATTTACTTTTTAGAAACAGGTGCTTCTATGAGAGCATCACAAGTTATTTACGACCGTGCAGGTGCTTCTATTGCAGAAGTAGATGCAAGCGAATTTAACTGGGATGAAATTTTTGATGGCGCTGATTGGTTCCATACAACAGGTATCACTCCTGCTTTAAGCGATAAAGCGGCGGCTTTAACCTTGGCTGCTTTAAAAGCTGCTAAAGCAAAAGGCATCACTACTTCGATCGATTTGAACTTCCGTAAAAAATTATGGACAAAAGAAAAAGCCCGTGTAGTAATGACAGGCTTGTGCGAGTTTGTTGATGTTTGTATCGGTAACGAAGAAGATGCTGATCTATGCTTAGGCTTTAAAGCGGCACATACCGATGTTACCAAAGGTGAATTAAACCTGGATGGTTTCAAAGATGTGTTCAAACAAATGAAAGAAAAATTAGGATTCAAATTCATCGCTTCTTCATTACGTGAAAGCCATAGCGCAAGCGACAATGGCTGGAGTGCTTTGGTGTACGATGGAACAGAATTCTATCATACTAAAAAATACAATGTTCGTATTGTTGACCGTGTTGGTAGCGGCGATAGCTTTGCCAGCGGTTTGATCTACGGATTGGTTACAGGCATGAAAATGGCGGATGCTGCTGAGTTCGGCGTTGCTGCTTCTGCATTGAAGCACACTATCCCAGGAGACTTGAACCACGCTACATTAAGCGACGTAAAAGAGCTGGTAAAAGGTGATGGCAGCGGACGTGTACAGAGATAA
- a CDS encoding bifunctional 4-hydroxy-2-oxoglutarate aldolase/2-dehydro-3-deoxy-phosphogluconate aldolase, translating to MEKKDQLLQLIKDQGVLPLYFNKDKEVSLDILRALYNAGVRTVEYTNRGEAALNNFSAMIKLCATELKGMYLGVGTIKTAQQAKAFMAEGADYIISPGFIPEVAEVSNQHNMLWVPGCMTPSEIIAAENAGAKFVKLFPGNILGPDFMSAIKELFPNLIFMPTGGVDTTKENIGAWFKAGVSAVGMGSKLISKGLMDAKDYAKIESLTKEVLETVKSVKG from the coding sequence ATGGAAAAAAAAGACCAATTACTTCAGCTAATTAAAGACCAGGGCGTGTTGCCTTTATACTTCAACAAAGACAAAGAAGTTTCTTTAGATATTTTAAGAGCCTTGTACAATGCAGGCGTTCGTACGGTGGAATACACCAATCGTGGAGAAGCTGCCTTGAATAATTTTAGTGCAATGATAAAACTATGTGCTACTGAATTAAAAGGTATGTACTTAGGTGTTGGTACTATTAAAACTGCACAACAGGCAAAAGCATTTATGGCTGAAGGTGCTGATTATATCATTTCTCCCGGGTTTATTCCAGAAGTAGCGGAAGTTTCCAATCAACATAACATGTTATGGGTACCGGGCTGTATGACTCCGAGCGAAATAATTGCTGCTGAAAATGCAGGTGCAAAGTTTGTAAAATTATTTCCGGGTAATATTTTAGGCCCCGATTTTATGAGCGCTATAAAAGAATTGTTTCCTAACTTAATCTTTATGCCTACCGGCGGTGTAGATACTACAAAAGAAAATATCGGCGCCTGGTTTAAAGCAGGTGTTAGTGCAGTAGGCATGGGCAGTAAATTGATCAGCAAAGGTTTGATGGATGCTAAAGATTATGCTAAGATCGAAAGCCTTACCAAAGAGGTTTTGGAAACGGTTAAATCTGTTAAAGGGTAA
- a CDS encoding MFS transporter, with product MEKTIGKYRWTIVGLLFFSTTINYMDRNVIGFLKQYFCSKDGFGWTPLEFSYVTTLFTVFYATFTLFAGAIIDRVGTKLGLAFSLIGWSVFGILNAFVGNTVALHVAIRSLFGAGEAGNFPASIKTVAEWFPKKERALATGIFNSGSNVGAMISAIFVPWCLTFFGGDLGWKLSFIITGAVGFIWLIFWFKFYEAPSKCKKLSKEEYDYIHSDDAETHSIVAEEDTAKVPWLKLLGYKQTWAFFWGKFLTDGIWWFFLFWTPDYLKQQFNLDPKVQGYLYFIILGVAILGSIYGGSIPLTFMNKGWSAYKARMTAMLLIAFAPLLILSTQFFANEALFGRTSAIILAVVILCICASAHQAWSANLFTTVSDMFPKKAVGSVTGIGAAAGGLGGALVQLLAGSLNTYFPKTAYLILFFVCGLVYLLAWAIMKSLVPKHKPITDL from the coding sequence ATGGAAAAAACGATTGGTAAATACAGGTGGACAATAGTTGGCCTGTTATTCTTTTCTACTACTATCAATTACATGGATAGAAATGTAATTGGATTTTTGAAGCAATACTTCTGTTCTAAAGATGGTTTTGGATGGACGCCGTTAGAATTCTCCTACGTTACCACCTTGTTTACTGTTTTCTATGCAACGTTTACATTATTTGCAGGAGCCATCATTGATAGAGTAGGAACCAAGCTGGGCCTAGCTTTTTCATTGATCGGCTGGTCGGTATTTGGTATATTAAACGCATTTGTTGGTAATACAGTTGCATTGCATGTAGCCATAAGAAGTTTATTCGGTGCAGGTGAGGCAGGTAACTTTCCTGCTTCTATTAAAACGGTAGCAGAGTGGTTCCCTAAAAAAGAACGTGCATTGGCAACAGGTATTTTCAATAGTGGTTCTAATGTCGGTGCAATGATCTCTGCTATTTTTGTTCCCTGGTGTTTAACTTTCTTTGGTGGAGATTTAGGATGGAAACTTTCTTTTATTATTACGGGTGCCGTTGGTTTTATTTGGCTGATATTTTGGTTTAAGTTTTATGAAGCACCTTCCAAATGCAAAAAACTATCAAAAGAAGAATACGATTATATTCACAGCGATGATGCAGAAACACATTCTATAGTTGCAGAAGAAGATACGGCAAAAGTTCCCTGGCTTAAATTGCTAGGTTACAAGCAAACCTGGGCTTTCTTTTGGGGTAAGTTTTTAACGGATGGAATCTGGTGGTTCTTTTTATTCTGGACACCGGATTACTTAAAGCAACAATTTAACTTAGACCCTAAAGTACAAGGCTATCTTTACTTTATTATATTGGGTGTTGCCATATTGGGTAGTATTTATGGTGGTAGCATTCCACTGACGTTTATGAACAAGGGTTGGTCTGCCTACAAAGCACGTATGACCGCCATGTTATTAATAGCCTTTGCTCCTTTACTGATTCTATCCACTCAATTCTTTGCCAACGAAGCATTGTTTGGAAGAACTTCTGCTATTATTTTAGCTGTGGTTATTCTTTGCATTTGCGCATCGGCACACCAGGCGTGGAGCGCTAATTTATTTACCACCGTATCGGATATGTTCCCTAAAAAAGCAGTTGGCTCTGTAACCGGTATTGGTGCAGCAGCTGGTGGATTAGGTGGTGCATTGGTGCAACTTTTAGCAGGTTCATTAAATACATATTTCCCTAAAACGGCATATTTAATATTATTCTTTGTCTGTGGATTGGTTTACCTGTTAGCCTGGGCAATTATGAAGTCCTTAGTTCCAAAACACAAGCCTATAACAGATTTGTAA
- a CDS encoding S41 family peptidase — translation MNKKLQVWTPLLFSLAMVAGIFIGFRLKEAMPGKSFFSIDKRDPLQEVLNLIENKYVDTINVNKLSDTAIDIILKSLDPHSAYIPASEVEDINNDIAGSFFGVGIEFSIIDDTLNVLTVLPDGPAAKAGIKIGDKFLAVNNTGIAGVKISEDAIRKLLHGQKDSDIKVTVFRDSQKQVITITRGMIAMNSIDAAYMIQDSIGYIKLGKFTEVCYREFMQTMEGLQKKGLKKLILDLRDNGGGVLDQAVEIADEFLDGDKLITYTEGSHFPKKEYRCKRPGLFETGSLVVLADEGTASASEVLIGALQDWDRATIIGRRTFGKGLVQEQYDLSDGSALRLTVARYFTPVGRSIQRPYTNGRKAYFDEINHRFTDGETLTADSIKNDTTKLFKTVGGRKVYGGGGITPDIFVSMDTAGYNGWDKKLYTKGTLENFGYHYYLSNEQALKKYKTSQDFVSGFSLSDNDWSYFTTIAAKDSISLNWITPKSKTLLQQELKSYIAHEIWRNEGFFETMNVTDEAVLKALEVLKK, via the coding sequence ATGAATAAAAAGTTACAGGTTTGGACACCACTGCTTTTCAGCCTTGCCATGGTAGCAGGAATTTTTATAGGTTTTCGATTAAAGGAGGCAATGCCGGGCAAAAGTTTTTTTTCGATAGATAAGCGAGATCCTTTGCAGGAAGTTTTAAATCTTATAGAAAACAAATATGTTGATACGATAAACGTTAATAAGCTTTCTGATACTGCTATTGATATTATTTTAAAAAGCCTTGACCCCCACTCTGCTTATATTCCGGCTTCTGAAGTGGAAGATATAAACAATGATATAGCCGGCTCTTTTTTTGGCGTTGGTATTGAGTTTTCCATCATAGATGATACGCTGAATGTATTAACAGTTTTGCCGGATGGTCCCGCAGCAAAAGCAGGTATTAAAATTGGCGATAAATTTCTGGCTGTAAACAACACGGGGATCGCTGGCGTGAAAATTTCTGAAGATGCCATACGAAAATTATTACATGGACAAAAAGATTCGGATATCAAAGTAACTGTATTCAGAGATTCGCAAAAACAAGTCATTACCATTACCCGTGGAATGATAGCAATGAACAGTATTGATGCTGCGTATATGATACAAGACAGCATCGGGTATATTAAACTGGGTAAGTTTACGGAAGTATGTTACCGCGAGTTTATGCAAACAATGGAAGGACTTCAAAAGAAAGGGTTGAAAAAACTCATCCTCGATTTACGTGATAATGGCGGTGGCGTATTAGACCAGGCTGTTGAAATTGCTGATGAGTTTTTAGATGGAGATAAATTAATTACTTACACGGAAGGCTCCCATTTTCCAAAAAAAGAATATCGTTGTAAACGACCCGGTTTGTTTGAAACAGGTTCTTTGGTTGTATTGGCAGACGAAGGTACTGCCAGCGCCAGCGAAGTATTGATTGGCGCATTGCAGGATTGGGACAGAGCTACTATTATCGGCAGAAGAACATTCGGCAAAGGATTGGTGCAGGAACAATATGATCTAAGTGATGGCAGCGCTTTACGTTTAACAGTGGCAAGATATTTTACGCCGGTCGGCAGAAGCATTCAACGCCCTTATACGAATGGACGCAAAGCTTATTTTGATGAGATCAATCATCGTTTTACTGATGGAGAAACCTTAACTGCTGACTCGATAAAAAATGACACTACTAAACTATTTAAAACAGTTGGTGGAAGAAAAGTATATGGCGGCGGCGGCATTACACCTGATATTTTTGTTTCAATGGATACAGCAGGTTATAATGGATGGGACAAAAAATTATATACTAAAGGCACCCTAGAAAACTTTGGTTATCATTATTATCTGAGTAATGAACAAGCGCTTAAAAAATACAAAACGTCTCAAGATTTTGTTTCAGGCTTCTCGCTCTCTGACAATGACTGGTCGTACTTCACAACCATTGCGGCTAAAGATTCCATTAGTTTAAACTGGATAACTCCTAAATCAAAAACATTGTTACAGCAAGAATTAAAATCGTATATCGCACATGAAATATGGCGCAATGAAGGTTTTTTTGAAACAATGAATGTTACAGATGAAGCTGTTCTCAAAGCATTGGAAGTACTAAAAAAATAA
- a CDS encoding acetate and sugar kinases/Hsc70/actin family protein has translation MAIRLIADSGSTKTDWCLIDGKKKKRFVTQGLSPYFLSSEQIEEILQKELKGKMKQVAPAEVFFYGTGCSNPANVKLIKKAIQAVFPKAKIIVDHDLIAAAKALCGDKKGIVCILGTGSNSCYYNGKKIVKNSPGLGFILGDEGSGSYLGKKVIQHYLYNTFDPDLMDRFNAKFNTDAIQILDAVYKQPLPNRYLAAFTIFLAENRGHYMIENIIEDGFNDFFFNHLYKFRETWSLPIHFVGSVAYGFKDVLKEMCSTYELQLGKVMQNPMEGLIQYHS, from the coding sequence ATGGCAATACGATTAATAGCAGACAGTGGCTCTACTAAAACAGACTGGTGTTTGATAGATGGTAAAAAGAAAAAGCGTTTTGTTACGCAAGGTTTGAGTCCTTACTTTCTTTCTTCGGAACAAATAGAAGAGATTCTGCAAAAAGAATTAAAGGGAAAGATGAAACAAGTTGCGCCGGCCGAAGTATTTTTTTATGGTACAGGTTGCAGCAATCCGGCAAATGTAAAGCTGATAAAAAAAGCGATACAGGCAGTTTTTCCTAAAGCCAAAATAATCGTTGATCATGACCTGATCGCAGCTGCAAAAGCTTTGTGTGGCGATAAAAAAGGTATTGTTTGCATTTTAGGAACCGGTTCTAACTCCTGTTATTATAATGGAAAGAAGATCGTAAAAAACAGTCCGGGCCTGGGTTTTATTTTGGGTGATGAAGGAAGCGGATCTTATCTCGGTAAAAAAGTTATTCAACATTATTTATACAATACGTTCGATCCTGATCTGATGGATCGTTTTAATGCAAAATTTAATACAGATGCCATTCAGATATTAGATGCGGTTTATAAGCAGCCGTTGCCCAATCGTTATCTCGCAGCATTTACTATTTTTTTAGCAGAGAATCGTGGGCATTATATGATTGAAAATATCATTGAAGATGGCTTTAATGATTTCTTCTTTAACCATTTATATAAATTCAGGGAAACATGGTCGTTGCCCATTCATTTTGTTGGAAGTGTTGCGTACGGATTTAAAGATGTTTTGAAAGAAATGTGCAGCACGTATGAATTGCAGTTAGGGAAAGTAATGCAAAATCCAATGGAAGGACTAATTCAATATCACAGTTAA
- a CDS encoding T9SS type A sorting domain-containing protein produces MNCRFLLSTLLVSSSLFSFAQYGAKTFAITGNTNGDFNWKNIRQVDIATGKVIKDVFSTAAIGGVPDYVAASAYDAGSNKIFYSTLHSGQLGWFDLDKGNSSVTLNRFLTVANPTDESLNITRMCINADGNGYALTNDGSHLYQFNTSGIVLVKDLGTLIDADANKSLSVHNKCTSWGGDMIADAFGKLYIITATHNVFKVDVETRVATFIGAITGLPGTYSTNGAAVDDNGDIVVNSSLSKEGSYKVVLSTLAATKIQNSESGVSVSDLANSNLLLQKEADAARGLGKISSSVASVKTGNGHVYPNPVTNKKITVSFDGVKAGTYVIKITDLTGKPILSRSVVVNTAGQTGDIALPLQIASGMYLIKAEGADKQSVFTDKILVK; encoded by the coding sequence ATGAATTGCAGATTTTTACTTTCTACATTACTGGTTTCTTCTTCGCTTTTTTCCTTTGCACAATATGGCGCTAAAACATTTGCAATTACAGGAAATACGAATGGAGATTTTAACTGGAAAAATATTCGCCAGGTTGATATTGCTACCGGAAAAGTGATCAAAGATGTTTTTTCCACAGCTGCTATCGGCGGTGTGCCGGATTACGTAGCAGCTTCTGCTTATGATGCAGGTTCTAACAAAATATTTTACTCTACTTTGCACAGCGGGCAATTAGGGTGGTTCGATCTTGATAAGGGTAATTCAAGCGTAACTTTAAATCGTTTTCTAACAGTTGCCAATCCAACAGACGAGTCACTGAACATTACAAGAATGTGTATCAATGCTGATGGAAACGGATATGCATTAACCAACGATGGCTCTCATTTGTACCAATTCAATACAAGTGGAATCGTCCTGGTAAAAGACCTGGGAACATTGATAGATGCAGATGCTAATAAATCATTGTCTGTACATAATAAATGTACCAGTTGGGGGGGAGATATGATTGCAGATGCTTTCGGAAAATTATACATCATTACTGCTACCCACAATGTATTTAAAGTAGATGTTGAAACACGAGTAGCAACCTTCATCGGTGCTATTACAGGTTTGCCCGGAACATATTCAACCAATGGCGCAGCAGTAGATGATAACGGAGATATCGTCGTAAACAGTTCGTTAAGTAAAGAAGGTTCGTACAAAGTAGTATTATCAACTTTGGCAGCAACCAAGATACAGAATTCTGAAAGCGGTGTGAGCGTTTCTGACCTGGCAAACAGCAATTTGCTTTTGCAAAAAGAAGCAGATGCAGCAAGAGGTTTGGGGAAAATCTCTTCCTCAGTAGCATCTGTAAAAACGGGTAACGGTCATGTGTATCCCAATCCTGTAACCAATAAAAAGATCACTGTTTCTTTTGATGGTGTAAAAGCAGGTACTTATGTTATTAAAATAACAGACTTAACCGGCAAGCCTATCTTGAGCCGATCAGTAGTAGTAAATACGGCAGGTCAAACAGGTGATATTGCGCTGCCTTTGCAAATTGCATCGGGTATGTATTTGATCAAAGCAGAAGGAGCAGACAAGCAATCAGTATTTACAGATAAGATACTTGTTAAATAA
- a CDS encoding succinate dehydrogenase cytochrome b subunit: MTWKHFFSSSIGKKIIMGFTGLCLIGFLIVHCAINSMIFFNDNGETFNHWAHFMGTNLIVRTMEIGLFAGLLLHIVQGLILWGQNSKARPVKYAMNDANSNSKWYSRSMGLLGTLLLLFLIIHLYHFWTPSRFGGMMGVHSLEETSLTDYEGQSVHNLYREMQLVFSQLWVVIVYILGVIALAWHLLHGFQSAFQTFGINHKRWTPIIKGVGAAFSFIVPLLFALMPLAMYLGWVN; this comes from the coding sequence ATGACCTGGAAACATTTCTTTTCTTCTTCCATCGGCAAAAAAATCATAATGGGATTTACGGGGCTTTGCCTTATCGGCTTTTTGATTGTGCATTGCGCCATTAATTCCATGATTTTTTTCAATGATAACGGTGAAACCTTTAATCACTGGGCGCATTTTATGGGTACCAACCTCATTGTGCGTACAATGGAAATTGGTTTGTTTGCAGGCTTGTTGCTGCATATTGTACAAGGCTTGATCTTGTGGGGGCAAAACAGCAAAGCTCGTCCTGTTAAATATGCTATGAATGATGCAAATAGTAACAGTAAATGGTACAGTCGTAGCATGGGTTTGTTGGGAACTTTATTACTATTATTCCTTATTATTCACTTATATCATTTCTGGACTCCTTCGCGTTTTGGCGGTATGATGGGAGTTCATTCATTAGAAGAAACTTCTTTAACGGATTATGAAGGGCAATCGGTACATAATTTATATCGTGAAATGCAATTAGTGTTTTCTCAATTGTGGGTGGTGATCGTGTATATATTAGGTGTGATCGCATTGGCATGGCATTTACTGCACGGCTTTCAAAGTGCTTTTCAAACTTTTGGGATTAATCATAAAAGATGGACTCCGATCATTAAAGGTGTTGGAGCTGCTTTTTCTTTTATCGTTCCATTGTTATTTGCATTAATGCCTTTGGCGATGTACCTGGGTTGGGTAAATTAA
- a CDS encoding fumarate reductase/succinate dehydrogenase flavoprotein subunit: MLDSKIPAGQLSEKWTDYKGHCKLVNPANKRKMEVIVIGTGLAGASAAASLGELGYQVKAFCFQDSPRRAHSIAAQGGINAAKNYQNDGDSVFRLFYDTIKGGDYRAREANVHRLAEVSVNIIDQCVAQGVPFAREYGGLLNNRSFGGTQVKRTFYAAGQTGQQLLIGAYQALERQVALGNVKMYSRHEMLEIVKIDGKARGIIARDLITGKLERHFGYAVLLCTGGYGNVFYLSTNAMGSNVTAAWKAHKQGAYFGNPCFTQIHPTCIPVSGDHQSKLTLMSESLRNDGRIWVPKQKNDPRKANDIPEEERDYYLERRYPAFGNLVPRDVASRAAKERCDAGYGVGTTKQAVYLDFKYNLINKYGKTEANKQGIENPDMETLIRLGKEVVKEEYGNLFDMYEKITGENPYEVPMRIYPAVHYTMGGLWVNYELQTSVTGLYALGEANFSDHGANRLGASALMQGLADGYFVIPYTLGNYLADEIYNKPISTDNEAFAVAERSVSERIEKLMGIKGNTSVESFHKKLGKIMWEKCGMARNAQGLTEAIAEIQQLKKEFWSNVKIPGDINEFNPELDKAGRVADFIELGELMCKDALQRNESCGGHFREESQTEEGEAMRHDDQFMYVSAWEYKADSEWELHKEELKYDVIKPSQRNYK; encoded by the coding sequence ATGTTAGATTCAAAAATTCCTGCCGGACAATTAAGCGAAAAATGGACAGACTATAAAGGTCATTGCAAATTGGTGAACCCTGCCAATAAACGCAAAATGGAAGTGATTGTAATTGGTACAGGATTAGCCGGAGCCAGTGCTGCTGCGTCTTTAGGAGAATTAGGTTACCAGGTAAAAGCTTTTTGCTTCCAGGATTCACCTCGTCGTGCGCATTCTATTGCGGCGCAAGGAGGTATCAATGCAGCCAAGAATTATCAGAACGATGGCGACAGTGTTTTCCGTTTGTTTTACGATACGATTAAAGGTGGTGATTACAGAGCCCGTGAAGCTAATGTACATCGCTTAGCAGAAGTAAGTGTAAATATCATCGACCAATGTGTAGCACAAGGTGTTCCCTTTGCTCGTGAATATGGAGGCTTATTAAATAACCGTTCATTTGGTGGAACACAGGTTAAACGTACATTTTATGCTGCCGGACAAACCGGTCAGCAATTATTGATAGGAGCATACCAGGCATTGGAAAGACAAGTAGCATTAGGTAATGTAAAGATGTATAGCCGTCATGAAATGCTGGAAATAGTAAAGATCGACGGTAAAGCTCGTGGTATTATAGCCAGAGATTTGATTACGGGAAAATTAGAACGTCATTTCGGGTATGCGGTACTGCTATGTACCGGTGGTTATGGGAATGTGTTCTATCTTTCTACCAATGCAATGGGAAGCAATGTAACGGCTGCATGGAAAGCGCACAAGCAAGGTGCTTATTTTGGTAACCCTTGTTTTACTCAAATTCATCCTACCTGTATTCCTGTGAGCGGCGATCATCAAAGTAAATTAACCTTGATGAGTGAATCGTTGCGTAATGACGGACGTATATGGGTTCCTAAGCAAAAGAACGATCCTCGCAAAGCAAATGATATCCCTGAAGAAGAAAGAGATTATTATTTAGAGAGAAGATACCCTGCGTTTGGTAACCTTGTTCCTCGTGACGTGGCGTCCCGTGCGGCTAAAGAAAGATGTGATGCAGGTTATGGAGTAGGTACAACAAAGCAAGCGGTTTATCTGGATTTCAAATACAATCTGATTAACAAATACGGTAAAACAGAAGCCAATAAACAAGGTATCGAAAATCCGGATATGGAAACGTTGATACGCTTAGGTAAAGAAGTGGTGAAAGAAGAATATGGCAACCTGTTTGATATGTACGAAAAGATCACCGGTGAAAATCCATACGAAGTGCCGATGAGGATCTATCCTGCGGTGCATTATACGATGGGGGGCTTATGGGTTAATTACGAATTGCAAACAAGTGTAACAGGTTTGTATGCACTGGGAGAAGCTAACTTTAGCGACCACGGTGCCAACCGTTTAGGTGCATCTGCCTTAATGCAAGGTTTGGCAGATGGTTACTTTGTTATTCCTTATACATTGGGTAATTATTTGGCTGATGAAATTTATAATAAACCAATTTCAACTGACAACGAAGCATTTGCTGTTGCCGAAAGATCAGTAAGCGAACGTATCGAAAAGTTAATGGGCATTAAAGGAAATACCAGCGTTGAAAGTTTTCATAAGAAATTAGGAAAGATCATGTGGGAAAAATGCGGTATGGCTCGTAATGCACAAGGTTTAACAGAAGCGATCGCTGAAATTCAACAATTGAAAAAAGAATTTTGGAGCAATGTGAAAATTCCGGGTGATATAAATGAATTTAATCCTGAATTGGATAAAGCAGGTCGTGTGGCTGATTTTATTGAATTAGGAGAATTGATGTGTAAAGATGCATTGCAAAGAAATGAAAGCTGTGGCGGTCATTTCAGAGAAGAATCACAAACGGAAGAAGGCGAGGCAATGCGTCATGACGATCAGTTCATGTATGTATCGGCATGGGAATATAAAGCAGACAGCGAATGGGAATTGCATAAAGAAGAATTAAAGTACGATGTGATCAAACCATCGCAACGTAACTATAAATAA
- a CDS encoding glycosyltransferase family protein: MKVSGFSFVKNAVKYSYPVVESIQSILPLVDEFVICLGNSDDNTNELIASIHSDKIKIIHSVWDDSLREGGKVLAVETNKALDATAADSDWLFYIQADEVVHEKYHPVILEAMKKYKDDKRIEGLLFHYTHFFGSYRYIGDGRKWYTKEIRVIRNDKHIRSYKDAQGFRFNDDRKLNVKLINAYIYHYGWVKDPATMMKKVINSGNLYHSEEFQEKWQKEIATPDNKFDYSKVDSVMEFTETHPAVMQKRVSAENWDFVTDSKKKNFKSLKHKVLYFLWQTFGWRPFEYRNYKKI; this comes from the coding sequence ATGAAAGTAAGCGGATTCAGCTTTGTAAAAAATGCGGTGAAATATAGTTATCCCGTTGTTGAATCCATACAATCGATATTGCCGCTGGTAGATGAGTTTGTGATCTGTTTGGGCAATTCGGATGATAACACCAATGAATTGATAGCATCTATCCATTCAGACAAAATAAAGATCATTCATTCCGTTTGGGACGATAGTTTACGAGAAGGTGGAAAGGTGCTGGCGGTGGAAACAAATAAAGCATTAGATGCAACAGCCGCAGATTCAGATTGGCTCTTTTACATACAGGCAGATGAAGTAGTGCATGAAAAATATCACCCGGTTATTTTGGAAGCAATGAAAAAATACAAGGATGATAAAAGGATAGAAGGGTTGTTATTTCATTATACTCATTTTTTTGGCAGCTACAGGTATATTGGCGATGGAAGAAAATGGTACACCAAAGAAATTCGTGTTATAAGAAATGATAAACATATCCGTTCTTATAAAGATGCACAGGGTTTTCGGTTCAATGATGATCGGAAATTAAATGTAAAGCTGATCAATGCTTATATATATCATTACGGCTGGGTAAAAGATCCGGCAACGATGATGAAAAAAGTAATTAATTCAGGTAATCTATATCATTCGGAAGAATTCCAGGAAAAGTGGCAAAAGGAAATAGCAACGCCTGATAATAAATTTGACTATTCGAAAGTAGATAGTGTGATGGAGTTTACGGAAACACATCCTGCAGTAATGCAGAAAAGAGTGAGTGCAGAGAATTGGGATTTTGTGACCGATAGTAAAAAGAAAAATTTTAAAAGCCTAAAACATAAAGTGCTGTATTTTTTATGGCAAACATTTGGTTGGCGACCTTTTGAATACAGAAATTATAAAAAGATTTAG